The following proteins are encoded in a genomic region of Nycticebus coucang isolate mNycCou1 chromosome 19, mNycCou1.pri, whole genome shotgun sequence:
- the ADNP2 gene encoding activity-dependent neuroprotector homeobox protein 2 isoform X5, translating to MFHAPIRKVQNYTVNILGETKSPRSDVISFTCLKCNFSNTLYYSMKKHVLVAHFHYLIHTYFGLRTEEGTQPKTNDTPSAEKIPSSDKYYCKKCSANASSQDALMYHILTSDIHRDLENKLRSVISEHIKRTGLLKQMHIAPKPTAHVAAPPSSSVPGVAAPPSRFRLALPQSSPSPAAMQPVTLAPSAPGSLTQSPPASAQSRVTLVSSPLPMGQSTLSLPSSTPQPVFLSHGVPLPQAVNPPVLPLSQPVGPINKPVGTGVLPISPTVRPGVLPLTQPVGPVRPGVLPVSHSVTPGVLQAVSPGVISVSRAVPAGVIPSGQMTPAGVIPGQTATSGVLPPGQMVQSGVLPVGQTAPSRVLPAGQVVPSGLLSPNQTVSSGVVPVSQGVNSGVLQLNQPVMPGVFPVGQPMRPGVLQLSQPVSTNILPVSQPFRPGSAQNTTFLTSGSILRQLIPTGKQVNGIPTYTLAPVSVTLPVPPGGVATVAPPQVPIQLLPPGAAAPVASSLPGVPSPPVLVSASQSVFIQAPSPVADASQALRQAKQWKTCPVCNELFPSNVYQVHMEVAHKHSECRAGDKLEPEKLAACAPFLKWMREKTVRCLSCKCLVSEEELIHHLLMHGLGCLFCPHTFHDIRSLSEHSRTVHLGKKKLPVDYSNKGFQLDIDANGNLLFPHLDFITVLPKEELGEREVYLAILAGIHSKSLVPVYVKVRPPAEGTCRSPSKQVSTCPFCFGTFVAPEAYELHLKERHHIMPTVHTVLKAPAFKCIHCCGVYTGNMTLAAIAVHLLRCRSAPKDSGSDLQGQPDPVENSESLLVNGEVVPDTASSVKRKLPDGHSGAEAQRAGEDTPLVLSVDAAPVLEKGASVVPFKRQRNETRTEGLVASDDALQILALDPKKYEDRSYEEKKQFLKDYFHKRPYPSKKEIELLSSLLWVWKIDVASFFGKRRYICMKAIKNHKPSVLLGFDMSKLKNVKHRLNFEYEPQNL from the coding sequence ATGTTCCATGCACCCATTCGGAAAGTTCAGAACTACACAGTGAATATTTTGGGCGAAACTAAATCGCCTAGGAGTGACGTGATAAgttttacatgtttaaaatgtAACTTTTCAAACACTTTGTACTATAGCATGAAGAAGCATGTGCTGGTGGCCCATTTTCACTACCTGATTCACACCTACTTTGGGCTGCGAACAGAGGAAGGTACACAGCCGAAAACTAATGACACTCCTTCTGCAGAGAAGATCCCATCATCTGACAAATACTACTGTAAAAAGTGCAGTGCCAATGCCAGCAGCCAGGATGCATTGATGTATCACATTTTGACATCAGATATACACAGGGATTTGGAAAATAAGCTTAGATCTGTGATTTCAGAACATATTAAGAGGACTGGACTTCTGAAGCAGATGCACATTGCTCCCAAGCCAACAGCACATGTGGCGGCGCCCCCCAGCAGCAGTGTGCCCGGCGTGGCAGCCCCGCCTTCACGCTTCCGCCTGGCCTTGCCTCAGAGCAGTCCTAGCCCAGCTGCTATGCAGCCTGTGACTCTGGCCCCGAGTGCTCCCGGGAGCCTCACTCAATCCCCTCCAGCCTCTGCTCAGTCCCGTGTGACTCTGGTCTCTAGCCCTCTGCCCATGGGCCAGAGTACCCTCAGCCTGCCATCCTCCACACCGCAACCCGTCTTTCTCTCTCATGGGGTTCCCCTCCCTCAGGCTGTAAATCCTCCTGTGCTGCCATTGAGTCAGCCTGTGGGACCCATAAACAAGCCTGTCGGAACTGGTGTCCTCCCCATAAGCCCGACTGTCCGCCCTGGGGTTTTACCCCTCACGCAGCCTGTGGGGCCTGTGAGGCCTGGCGTCCTTCCTGTtagtcactctgtcacccctgggGTTCTTCAGGCTGTCTCACCAGGGGTGATTTCTGTGAGTCGGGCAGTCCCAGCAGGGGTTATTCCCTCAGGCCAGATGACCCCGGCTGGGGTTATCCCTGGACAGACAGCAACCTCTGGGGTTCTTCCTCCTGGCCAGATGGTCCAGTCAGGAGTGCTCCCTGTTGGCCAGACGGCCCCATCACGGGTTCTTCCTGCTGGCCAGGTCGTCCCGTCAGGGCTACTTTCTCCCAACCAGACAGTCTCTTCAGGAGTTGTCCCTGTGAGCCAAGGTGTGAATTCTGGTGTTCTTCAGCTCAATCAGCCTGTCATGCCAGGAGTCTTCCCCGTGGGCCAGCCTATGAGGCCTGGGGTTCTGCAACTCAGTCAGCCTGTCAGCACCAACATTCTGCCTGTGAGCCAGCCATTTAGACCTGGCTCGGCACAGAATACTACTTTCCTCACTTCAGGCTCTATTCTCAGACAGCTCATACCTACAGGGAAGCAAGTGAATGGGATTCCAACCTATACGCTGGCCCCAGTGTCTGTCACCCTGCCAGTGCCCCCTGGAGGGGTTGCAACGGTGGCCCCACCACAGGTGCCTATCCAGCTCCTGCCGCCGGGTGCAGCTGCCCCAGTGGCTAGCTCCCTGCCTGGTGTGCCCTCGCCACCTGTGCTGGTAAGCGCCTCCCAGAGCGTGTTCATTCAGGCCCCTTCCCCTGTGGCAGATGCTAGCCAGGCGCTCAGGCAGGCCAAGCAATGGAAGACATGCCCTGTCTGCAATGAGCTCTTCCCCTCAAATGTCTACCAGGTGCACATGGAGGTGGCCCACAAGCACAGTGAGTGCAGGGCTGGTGACAAGCTTGAGCCTGAGAAACTGGCTGCGTGTGCGCCGTTCCTCAAGTGGATGAGAGAGAAGACAGTGCGCTGTCTTTCCTGCAAATGTCTGGTCTCTGAGGAGGAGCTTATACACCACCTCCTAATGCATGGTCTGGGCTGCTTGTTCTGTCCACACACGTTCCATGACATCCGAAGTCTTTCAGAGCATAGCCGGACTGTTCACCTCGGGAAGAAGAAGTTACCTGTGGATTATAGTAACAAAGGTTTCCAGCTAGATATTGATGCTAACGGCAACTTGCTGTTTCCCCACCTGGACTTCATTACTGTCTTGCCAAAGGAGGAACTTGGGGAGCGGGAAGTCTACCTGGCAATCCTTGCAGGGATACACTCCAAGTCCCTCGTGCCTGTATATGTAAAGGTGCGGCCTCCAGCCGAGGGCACGTGCAGGAGCCCTAGCAAGCAGGTGTCAACCTGCCCCTTTTGCTTTGGCACCTTTGTGGCGCCAGAGGCATATGAGCTGCATCTGAAAGAGAGGCACCACATCATGCCTACGGTGCACACAGTGCTCAAGGCCCCTGCCTTCAAGTGCATTCACTGCTGCGGGGTCTACACTGGCAACATGACGCTGGCCGCCATTGCCGTCCACCTGCTGCGCTGCAGGAGTGCCCCCAAGGACAGCGGCTCAGACCTGCAGGGCCAGCCTGACCCTGTGGAAAACAGTGAGTCGCTCCTGGTGAATGGTGAGGTGGTCCCTGACACTGCCTCTTCTGTGAAGAGGAAGCTGCCCGACGGCCACTCAGGGGCTGAAGCCCAAAGGGCTGGGGAGGACACGCCTCTTGTCCTGAGTGTGGATGCAGCCCCAGTTCTGGAAAAAGGGGCCAGCGTTGTGCcttttaaaagacaaaggaaTGAAACCAGGACAGAGGGGCTGGTCGCTAGTGATGATGCTCTTCAGATTTTAGCATTAGATCCTAAGAAGTACGAAGACCGTTcttatgaagaaaagaaacagtttctTAAAGATTATTTCCATAAGAGACCATATCCTAGTAAAAAGGAAATAGAACTGTTATCTTCACTTTTATGGGTGTGGAAAATTGATGTGGCTTCATTTTTTGGAAAAAGAAGGTATATTTGCatgaaagcaataaaaaatcACAAGCCTTCTGTACTTTTAGGCTTTGACATGTCTAAACTCAAAAATGTTAAACACAGATTGAACTTTGAATATGAACCAcagaatttgtaa